GCGATTTCGGTCTTGCCGACGCCGGTCGGGCCCATCATCAGGATGTTCTTCGGCGTGATTTCGTCGCGCAGGTGCTGCTCAAGTTGCATGCGGCGCCAGCGGTTGCGCAGCGCCACCGCCACGGCGCGCTTGGCATTGTGCTGGCCGATGATGTGCTTGTCGAGTTCCTGCACGATTTCGCGCGGCGTCATGATGGACACGGGGTTCTCCTTACAGTTCTTCCAGCACCAGTTCGCCGTTGGTGTAGATGCAGATTTCGCTTGCGATCAGCAGCGCCTCGCGCACGATTTCGCGCGGCGGCAGCGGCGTGTGGCCGAGCAGCGCGGTGGCGGCGGCGCGCGCGTAATTGCCGCCGGAACCGATGGCGATGAGGTTGTCTTCCGGCTCGATGACATCGCCGGTGCCGGAGATGATCAGCGAGGCGCTCTTGTCGGCGACGGCGAGCAGCGCCTCGAGGCGGCGCAGGCTGCGGTCGGTGCGCCAGTCTTTCGCCAGTTCAACCGCGGCGCGCGTCAACTGGCCGCTGTGTTCCTGCAGTTTGTTCTCAAAACGCTCGAACAGCGTGAAGGCGTCGGCGGTGCCGCCGGCGAAACCGGCCAGCACCTGGTCGTGGTACAGGCGGCGCACCTTGGATGCGTTGCGCTTGACAATGGTGCCGCCCATGGAGACCTGGCCGTCACTGCCGATGACGACGGTGGCGTCCTTGCGAACGGAGAGGACGGTTGTGCCGTGGAATGGGTTCATGAGGGTGGTGGCCGGGGTTGGTCGGGGTTGTTCATGTGTCTGGGTTCGGGGGTTCGGCGGCGGGGAGCACCGCAGAAACGGGCATTTTAGCAGGATATTGGGGGTGGCGCAGGGTGGGTGGCGGCGGGCGAGGCAAGGCGGCAAAGTGTTTAGCGGCTGTCGCCCCGGAGAGGTGTTTGTGAGTCTGCGGGAATCCCCGGAGCAAGGGCTGCAACGATGAAGGCAATCACATTGCCCTGGAAGCGGTGTTTGTGGAATGCGCGAGGCCCGAAGCGCCGGGCGGCCAAACTACTCCGGCGGGCGTTGGTATGAGTAGATGGTCAGCAGCAGTTCGGCGTTGTCTATCAATTGATATTGCGGCTTGCGCCCGCTCAGTTTCTCGCTTTCATCCATGATGATGGGCACGCCTTCTCCGCGGCGTTCGAGATAAAAACTGCGGCCCGGATCGTCGCCCTCAAAGCCGATGCGGCAGCGGCTCAACAGGCTGGTCAGCAATTCATTTCTTGTGGCCTGGCGCAGGTGGATGCTCTCGATGGAAACCGTGTTTGGCAGCGCGCCCGGCGAGTAGATTTCCATGCGGTCATCGAACATGAACAGGCGTGTTTTGGAGCCGTGGACGGAATAATCCCTGTGCGCGACCGCGTTGACAACCGCCTCAAAAACAGCGCGGGTGCCGAACTGCGGTGTCTCCTTCCGGTAAGGTTTTTTGACGGCGGAATTGAATTGATTCTTGCGGAAGAAGTGCATGGCCGAATCAATCTGTTGGTTCAGCGGGCCGGTGATCCGGCTTGCGTCAATCTGGTAATTGGAATCTCTCCTTGTGCCCCGGTAACGAACCGCCTCAATGAAAGCGCCCGGAAGAAATTCATCGGGCTTTTTGCTGCACATCAGAATCCCGCTGACGGAGGCGCACATTTCCCCCTGCGTTTCCACCAGCAGGCGGCATTTGACCAGCGCCCGCTCCCCGGACTCTTCGGCGCGCGCCACCAGCGGGCGCCACAATTCCTCTTCCAGGTTGTCAATGGATGTGTTCGGCACGAACTGCTCATCAAAGCGGACAAGCCGCGCCTGGCTGCGCTGCTGCATCAGACGCGCGAGGATGTCGGGGGGCATTTCGCGCATGAGGCGATGAGGCCCGAAGAGTGGATGGAGTAGCCGATGG
This genomic window from Gammaproteobacteria bacterium contains:
- the hslV gene encoding ATP-dependent protease subunit HslV, translated to MNPFHGTTVLSVRKDATVVIGSDGQVSMGGTIVKRNASKVRRLYHDQVLAGFAGGTADAFTLFERFENKLQEHSGQLTRAAVELAKDWRTDRSLRRLEALLAVADKSASLIISGTGDVIEPEDNLIAIGSGGNYARAAATALLGHTPLPPREIVREALLIASEICIYTNGELVLEEL
- a CDS encoding transcriptional regulator, with translation MPPDILARLMQQRSQARLVRFDEQFVPNTSIDNLEEELWRPLVARAEESGERALVKCRLLVETQGEMCASVSGILMCSKKPDEFLPGAFIEAVRYRGTRRDSNYQIDASRITGPLNQQIDSAMHFFRKNQFNSAVKKPYRKETPQFGTRAVFEAVVNAVAHRDYSVHGSKTRLFMFDDRMEIYSPGALPNTVSIESIHLRQATRNELLTSLLSRCRIGFEGDDPGRSFYLERRGEGVPIIMDESEKLSGRKPQYQLIDNAELLLTIYSYQRPPE